A section of the Castanea sativa cultivar Marrone di Chiusa Pesio chromosome 12, ASM4071231v1 genome encodes:
- the LOC142618248 gene encoding uncharacterized protein LOC142618248, with the protein METLALTVTAWQLMEQLWWMFKSGIQEKTETYVEVWRSVSQLSPMPIFCKLNQRPSLTERWMLEFSPIPISVMGERIVLKLIQVYQPTTKVNFRYHSREMMMGVLQQCATLMLRRGFSKEMRRWTRWTLREEAKINPHVDEFPSPQHPLMMNVIIWNCRGALKPSFKSHVQDLIVDHDPAILVIMETVGGDRAKEISDTFPLQGAIHMDTVGYVGGLWFLWNLDRVEITNLASTEQEIHALVKYTGA; encoded by the exons ATGGAAACACTAGCACTGACAGTCACAGCGTGGCAGCTAATGGAGCAACTATGGTGGATGTTCAAGTCAGGTATCCAAGAAAAGACGGAGACATATGTGGAAGTATGGAGAAGTGTGTCGCAGCTTTCGCCGATGCCAATCTTTTGCAAATTAAATCAAAGACCATCACTAACGGAAAGGTGGATGTTGGAATTCAGCCCAATCCCTATATCGGTGATGGGGGAAAGGATTGTTTTGAAGCTAATCCAGGTCTATCAACCAACAACTAAAGTCAACTTTCGTTATCATTCAAGGGAGATGATGATGGGGGTACTCCAGCAGTGTGCTACTCTTATGCTGAGGAGAGGCTTCTCTAAGGAGATGAGACGTTGGACTAGATGGACCTTGAGGGAGGAGGCGAAGATCAACCCTCATGTTGATGAGTTCCCATCACCACAACACCCTCTCATGATGAATGTTATAATATGGAACTGTAGGGGAGCTTTGAAGCCCTCCTTTAAATCCCATGTGCAAGATCTGATTGTTGATCATGACCCGGCAATTCTTGTCATTATGGAGACCGTAGGGGGAGATAGAGCTAAAGAAATTTCTGACACTTTTCCACTTCAAGGAGCAATACACATGGATACCGTGGGTTATGTTGGAGGTTTATGGTTCCTCTGGAATCTAGATAGAGTTGAAATTACAAACCTTGCTAGCACAGAACAGGAGATCCATGCACTTGTTAAG TACACAGGTGCATAG
- the LOC142620384 gene encoding uncharacterized protein LOC142620384, producing the protein MTLWALELSEFDVRYQPRTAVKGQVIVNFIGEFTFTEDQGAEEAPMWSIHTNGSSNKHTGGVSVVLHTPEGDKIECMLRLDFSTTNNKAEHEALIVGLDLAIATGANSMIVYSDSQIVISQINGSYECKNERMKKYLEEVKAEQVLSFVQLASLIDGTSVQEVSDEHCWMTPIAAYLRDGKLPDDKEAVRKLKAKASWFVLIKNILYRRGFSRPYLRCLASEESNYVMREVHEGIYGNHSGSRSLVHKLL; encoded by the exons ATGACATTATGGGCGCTAGAGCTAAGTGAATTTGATGTTCGATACCAACCACGAACCGCTGTGAAGGGGCAAGTAATAGTGAACTTCATCGGTGAGTTCACCTTCACGGAGGACCAGGGGGCAGAGGAAGCTCCTATGTGGAGCATCCACACGAACGGTTCCTCCAACAAACATACAGGTGGTGTCAGCGTAGTACTCCACACACCAGAAGGAGACAAGATCGAGTGCATGCTCCGTCTAGACTTTTCTACAACCAATAACAAAGCAGAACACGAAGCCTTAATAGTAGGATTAGACCTTGCAATAGCTACAGGAGCTAACAGTATGATCGTATACTCTGATTCTCAAATCGTGATCAGTCAGATTAATGGTAGTTATGAGTGCAAgaatgaaagaatgaagaagtatCTCGAGGAAGTGAAGGCCGAACAA GTATTATCTTTCGTGCAACTTGCCTCACTGATAGATGGTACTAGTGTGCAGGAGGTAAGCGATGAACATTGCTGGATGACTCCAATAGCCGCATACCTAAGGGATGGCAAATTGCCAGACGACAAGGAGGCTGTAAGAAAGTTGAAGGCTAAAGCCTCTTGGTTCGTTCTGATCAAAAACATTCTATATAGGAGGGGCTTCTCTCGACCATACTTGAGATGCCTCGCCTCTGAAGAATCAAACTATGTtatgagggaggtccatgaaggaattTACGGCAACCACTCTGGATCTAGGTCTTTGGTGCACAAGTTACTCTAG